From the Nitrobacter hamburgensis X14 genome, one window contains:
- the hfq gene encoding RNA chaperone Hfq → MAIDRAQNLQDTFLNHVRKTKTPLTIFLVNGVKLQGIVTWFDNFCLLLRRDGHSQLVYKHAISTIMPGAPIQLFEGGEDAPL, encoded by the coding sequence ATGGCGATAGACCGCGCACAAAACCTTCAGGACACCTTCCTCAACCATGTTCGAAAGACCAAGACGCCCCTGACAATCTTTCTGGTGAACGGGGTCAAACTGCAGGGAATTGTCACCTGGTTCGACAATTTCTGCCTGCTGCTCAGGCGCGACGGTCATTCGCAGCTTGTCTACAAACATGCGATTTCGACCATTATGCCGGGCGCCCCGATCCAGTTGTTCGAAGGCGGCGAGGACGCTCCGCTTTGA